The following proteins are co-located in the Gossypium hirsutum isolate 1008001.06 chromosome A02, Gossypium_hirsutum_v2.1, whole genome shotgun sequence genome:
- the LOC121209716 gene encoding GATA transcription factor 18 has product MMHRCSSSSQGNMVGGPCSCGGLFHSQNSSFSMMFSMAANQTCYDETDMMYPFASSSSSVDCTLSLGTPSTRLVEDDGYKRSSRRESRSGGGGGGSCMSNLCWDLVRNKNTMKAGRNNDNNNSSGNDPLLARRCANCDTTSTPLWRNGPRGPKSLCNACGIRFKKEERRASAANANASSMAEQQQYHGYNNSSWGSMQCYSSPVNEIKFIEDGDPFLSWRLNVTDRPTSLIHDFTR; this is encoded by the exons ATGATGCATAGGTGTAGCAGTAGCTCGCAAGGGAACATGGTGGGTGGACCTTGTTCATGCGGTGGCTTGTTCCATAGCCAAAACAGCTCGTTCTCGATGATGTTTTCAATGGCGGCGAACCAGACATGTTACGATGAAACGGATATGATGTACCCTTTCGCATCTTCCTCTTCGTCTGTTGATTGCACTTTGTCTTTAGGAACACCTTCGACTCGTCTCGTTGAAGACGACGGTTATAAGCGTTCTTCACGCCGTGAAAGCCGCTCCGGCGGCGGAGGCGGCGGTTCTTGCATGTCGAACTTGTGTTGGGACTTGGTGCGAAACAAGAACACGATGAAAGCTGGccgtaataatgataataataatagttcaGGCAACGATCCTCTTTTGGCTCGTCGTTGTGCCAACTGTGATACTACTTCAACACCGCTTTGGAGGAACGGTCCAAGAGGTCCAAAG TCGCTTTGTAATGCTTGTGGGATTCGAttcaaaaaggaagaaagaagagcTTCAGCTGCAAATGCTAATGCTTCATCAATGGCGGAACAACAACAATACCATGGCTACAACAACAGTTCATGGGGTTCAATGCAATGTTATTCATCGCCGGTGAATGAAATCAAGTTCATCGAAGACGGCGATCCTTTCCTTTCTTGGAGACTCAACGTTACCGATAGACCAACAAGCCTTATTCACGACTTCACCAGATAA